A genomic window from Pantoea alhagi includes:
- a CDS encoding regulatory protein RecX, whose translation MTDKPATPVTFARLLDRATRILAMRDHSEAEFRRKMAQSAARAAMRHDEPAEDIPEELMEKVIAWCYEHSWLDDVRFAQRFVISRSRKGYGPQRIRMELAQKGIGRELAETALSEAEIDWGAQALDAAERKFGLPLPQEWKQKSKVLRYLQAKGFFMEDIQSIYRNNDD comes from the coding sequence ATGACTGACAAGCCCGCAACTCCGGTCACTTTTGCACGCCTGTTGGATCGTGCTACGCGTATTCTTGCCATGCGCGATCATAGCGAAGCCGAGTTCCGTCGTAAGATGGCGCAGTCAGCTGCGCGTGCCGCGATGCGCCATGATGAACCGGCTGAGGATATTCCGGAAGAGCTGATGGAAAAGGTTATCGCCTGGTGCTATGAGCATAGCTGGCTGGACGATGTCCGTTTTGCCCAACGTTTTGTCATCAGCCGCAGCCGTAAGGGCTATGGCCCGCAGCGTATCCGCATGGAGCTGGCGCAAAAGGGAATAGGACGCGAACTGGCGGAAACCGCCCTGAGCGAGGCAGAGATCGATTGGGGCGCTCAGGCTTTAGACGCGGCCGAACGTAAATTTGGCCTGCCGTTGCCGCAGGAATGGAAACAAAAATCCAAAGTGCTGCGTTATCTGCAGGCGAAAGGGTTTTTCATGGAAGATATCCAGTCGATTTATCGAAATAATGATGATTGA